One segment of Arcanobacterium haemolyticum DSM 20595 DNA contains the following:
- a CDS encoding LCP family protein has translation MVKTNDNIDVSPRSASHQRKSNPWRNRLRIFGLAIFAFILTSGTAFGTMLYELQQSITQHDIAALVEQKERPVQNQAPLDQKAGKPLNILLLGADKEDGGIQRSDTTMIVHVSANRERVDVVSIPRDTLVNIPSCVTGNNGNSYPQEDAMFNSAFSTGGSNGGTVAQAAACTLRTVEELTGIYIDGFAVLNFDSFRDVVDTIGGIDLCFNEAVDDQYSGIKLDAGCHHLDGTQALGIARARYSIGDGTDIGRISRQHQVVTAIAKKTFSLNFFTDISTFYGIIKDVTSHMDLSNGLGDIQWLGGFAYSLRNIDPDSINFATMPHVYEGARVRPSANASLVWKALLNDQPIPAEALATDSGPDIIRSVTPEQLEEFKNNLGSGLHK, from the coding sequence GTGGTTAAAACGAATGACAACATAGATGTTTCCCCCCGCTCGGCTTCGCATCAGCGAAAGAGTAATCCGTGGCGAAACAGACTACGGATCTTCGGCCTGGCTATTTTCGCGTTTATCCTCACCAGCGGAACCGCATTTGGAACCATGCTTTACGAACTACAGCAATCGATCACACAGCACGATATTGCTGCGCTTGTTGAACAAAAGGAACGTCCCGTCCAAAACCAGGCGCCTCTAGATCAAAAAGCCGGAAAACCACTCAACATTCTGCTCCTTGGCGCAGATAAGGAAGATGGTGGAATCCAACGCTCCGATACCACGATGATCGTTCACGTCTCCGCCAACCGGGAGCGTGTTGATGTGGTGTCGATTCCACGTGACACTCTTGTGAACATCCCGTCGTGTGTAACCGGAAATAATGGAAACTCCTACCCACAAGAAGATGCCATGTTCAACTCCGCCTTCTCTACAGGCGGTTCTAACGGTGGCACCGTGGCACAAGCAGCCGCGTGTACTCTACGTACCGTTGAAGAACTCACCGGCATTTACATTGATGGGTTCGCTGTGTTGAACTTCGATTCGTTCCGGGATGTGGTGGATACCATCGGCGGTATCGATCTGTGCTTCAACGAAGCTGTGGACGATCAGTACTCCGGAATTAAACTCGATGCCGGCTGCCACCATCTTGATGGAACGCAAGCGCTTGGCATTGCTCGTGCCCGCTACTCTATTGGGGACGGTACAGATATTGGCCGAATTTCACGTCAGCACCAAGTGGTTACCGCGATCGCAAAGAAAACATTCTCGCTGAACTTCTTCACCGATATCTCTACCTTCTACGGAATCATCAAAGACGTCACTAGCCACATGGATCTTTCCAATGGCTTGGGCGATATCCAGTGGCTTGGCGGGTTCGCCTACTCGTTGCGGAATATCGATCCGGATTCGATCAATTTCGCAACTATGCCTCACGTATATGAAGGGGCCCGCGTACGGCCGTCTGCCAATGCAAGTTTGGTGTGGAAGGCGTTGCTGAATGATCAGCCGATTCCAGCCGAAGCCTTGGCAACCGATTCTGGCCCGGACATCATCCGAAGCGTCACTCCAGAACAGCTGGAAGAATTCAAAAACAACCTAGGTTCGGGCCTGCACAAATAA
- a CDS encoding TIGR03089 family protein: MAIPAPTFLSVLLSRGTSPALVWYGDQERIELSGKVVAMHLAKITQYLLDDLGVDSSSTLVLDLPPHWKSVMWALAGQLAECTVALEAGEVSWNDVVVTSHPTQPDSNATNLALTLESLAFSWPGELPEGYDDAASAPMRYPDSIDPYTLTGEVDGLTPPSAETPMLAVPPNDLQTLTKQFAGAISHGYGLVIISPQANTERVISGENASTWGRI; the protein is encoded by the coding sequence ATGGCCATCCCGGCACCCACATTTTTATCCGTTCTTCTCTCACGCGGCACCAGTCCTGCCCTCGTGTGGTACGGCGATCAAGAGCGTATTGAACTATCAGGAAAAGTAGTTGCGATGCATTTGGCAAAGATTACACAGTATCTACTTGATGATCTGGGGGTTGATTCGTCGAGCACGCTTGTTCTTGATCTACCGCCACACTGGAAGTCAGTGATGTGGGCGCTGGCGGGTCAGTTGGCTGAATGCACAGTTGCGTTGGAAGCCGGAGAGGTTTCGTGGAACGACGTCGTCGTCACCTCACACCCAACCCAACCCGATTCGAACGCAACGAATCTTGCGTTAACCCTGGAATCACTTGCGTTTTCCTGGCCAGGGGAACTTCCCGAAGGGTACGACGACGCGGCATCGGCACCCATGCGCTACCCTGACTCAATCGATCCCTACACGCTCACCGGGGAGGTAGACGGCCTCACTCCGCCTTCAGCCGAAACTCCTATGCTCGCGGTACCACCCAACGATCTCCAAACCCTCACGAAACAGTTCGCTGGAGCCATTTCCCACGGATATGGCCTGGTGATAATCTCCCCACAAGCGAACACTGAACGGGTCATCTCCGGAGAAAATGCATCAACCTGGGGTAGAATTTGA